Proteins from a genomic interval of Flammeovirgaceae bacterium SG7u.111:
- a CDS encoding acetate uptake transporter yields MSDKKLGNPAVVGLSGFGLTTLLLQFHNIGLIGIGPVLAMAVAFGGGAQLIAGFMEQKMGNNFGFTAFTAYGAFWIGLAIIWMLNHYGIYKSSHTDVGYFLVAWTLFTVILWIGSLFIHTAMAFTFTTLLIGFILLDIGHFADPVFNVIAGYELIVCALAAWYMMAAIVINDVAGRPILSVGKPLLK; encoded by the coding sequence ATGAGCGACAAAAAATTAGGAAATCCGGCGGTGGTAGGCCTTTCTGGCTTTGGACTAACAACACTTTTATTGCAATTTCATAACATTGGTTTGATAGGGATAGGACCCGTACTTGCCATGGCAGTTGCCTTTGGAGGCGGAGCGCAACTCATAGCGGGCTTCATGGAGCAAAAAATGGGCAACAACTTCGGCTTTACGGCATTTACAGCCTACGGTGCATTCTGGATAGGTTTAGCTATTATCTGGATGCTCAACCACTATGGTATTTATAAGTCATCGCATACCGACGTTGGCTATTTCTTGGTGGCCTGGACGCTTTTTACAGTCATTTTGTGGATAGGATCTTTGTTTATCCATACGGCTATGGCATTCACTTTCACTACCCTCCTCATCGGATTTATTTTGCTAGATATCGGACATTTTGCCGACCCGGTTTTCAACGTAATTGCCGGCTACGAGCTTATTGTTTGTGCCTTGGCAGCTTGGTACATGATGGCGGCTATCGTTATCAACGATGTGGCTGGCAGACCGATCCTTTCGGTAGGGAAACCCTTGTTGAAGTAA
- a CDS encoding 3'-5' exonuclease — MKEINPVKNLLFIDIETVQLTKTLGELDERLQKEWIRKAPRFDKEHPPEDVYQSKAGIMAEFGKIITIGLGYFSKDKDGTVQFRVKAISGDVEKDVLVQFKELIAEKFDQKKLLLVAHNGKEFDYPYLCRRMLINGIPLPPVLNLLGKKPWEVPHYDTMEMWKFGELRHYVSLDLLATLFGLPSSKNDIDGSQVAKVYYEDDDLERIATYCQNDVVVTARVFLKMKSLPDLPEERIVRV, encoded by the coding sequence TTGAAAGAGATCAATCCTGTAAAAAACCTACTTTTTATAGATATAGAAACCGTTCAGCTCACCAAAACACTGGGAGAACTAGACGAACGCCTTCAGAAGGAATGGATACGAAAAGCTCCAAGATTCGACAAAGAACACCCTCCAGAAGATGTTTATCAGAGCAAGGCGGGGATAATGGCAGAGTTTGGAAAGATCATTACCATAGGCTTGGGCTACTTTAGCAAAGACAAAGACGGTACGGTGCAGTTTAGGGTGAAGGCGATCTCCGGAGATGTTGAGAAGGATGTTTTGGTGCAGTTTAAAGAGCTGATTGCAGAGAAGTTTGATCAAAAAAAGCTCTTGCTCGTAGCCCATAACGGAAAGGAATTCGATTACCCTTATTTGTGCCGAAGGATGCTTATCAATGGTATCCCCTTGCCGCCAGTGCTCAATTTGCTTGGCAAAAAACCGTGGGAAGTTCCTCATTACGATACCATGGAAATGTGGAAGTTTGGCGAGCTGCGCCACTATGTTTCCCTCGACTTGCTTGCCACGCTTTTTGGATTGCCCTCCAGCAAAAATGATATTGACGGTAGCCAAGTAGCCAAGGTGTATTACGAAGACGATGACCTGGAAAGAATAGCGACGTATTGCCAAAACGATGTAGTGGTTACGGCAAGAGTGTTCCTCAAAATGAAGTCCTTACCAGACCTGCCCGAAGAGCGGATTGTGCGGGTATAG
- the aqpZ gene encoding aquaporin Z, protein MKKLVAEFIGTMWLVLGGCGSAVLAAAFPELGIGFVGVSFAFGLTVVTMAYSIGHVSGCHLNPAVSVGLFVGGRFEGKDLLPYIVAQVLGGLAGAGILYLIASGKPGFELGGFAANGYGEHSPGGYGMTAALVTEVVMTFMFLIIILGSTHSKAPKGFAGLAIGLGLVLIHLISIPVTNTSVNPARSTSQAIFVGGWAIGQLWLFWIAPIIGATLAGIVYKFVSPEE, encoded by the coding sequence ATGAAGAAATTAGTCGCTGAATTTATTGGAACTATGTGGTTGGTGTTGGGCGGATGCGGAAGTGCCGTGTTGGCCGCTGCCTTTCCCGAGCTGGGCATTGGTTTTGTTGGTGTTTCATTCGCTTTTGGTCTTACGGTGGTGACCATGGCATATTCAATAGGTCATGTTTCAGGTTGCCATTTGAACCCTGCCGTATCGGTCGGGCTGTTTGTAGGAGGAAGGTTTGAGGGCAAAGATTTGCTTCCCTACATAGTAGCACAAGTTCTAGGTGGACTGGCTGGTGCAGGTATCCTCTATCTTATTGCCAGTGGTAAGCCTGGATTCGAACTAGGTGGTTTTGCTGCTAATGGCTATGGCGAACACTCTCCAGGGGGCTATGGCATGACTGCTGCCCTCGTAACGGAAGTAGTCATGACTTTTATGTTTTTGATTATTATTTTGGGCTCAACTCACTCCAAAGCACCGAAAGGTTTTGCTGGGTTGGCTATCGGTTTAGGTTTGGTACTTATCCACCTGATCAGTATTCCCGTTACCAATACTTCGGTAAACCCTGCCAGAAGTACCAGTCAAGCCATTTTTGTAGGAGGCTGGGCTATTGGTCAACTATGGCTTTTTTGGATAGCCCCTATCATAGGTGCTACGTTAGCAGGTATCGTTTACAAATTTGTCTCTCCTGAGGAATAG
- a CDS encoding two-component regulator propeller domain-containing protein, with translation MRKTLLLFFLLIALGASAQNIKFRHITTDDGLSNSWVLSILRDNQGYLWIGTMEGLNLYDGYSIKVFKNDGINGLHNNSILCLLEDNNGGIWMGTYHGFYKFDRDTETFTAFHTDENDPKSISSDRVFSIAEESDSTLWIATENGLNRFNINSLAFESYVHDENNPNSLIKNNIKKLKTDSKGNLWIGSEIGISLLKKGSAKFENYSHDPNNSNSIIGNTIKDFAEDKDGNIWIGTTDGLCKYDPVTDTFSSLLADPSRPSQALNNNNIISLASDQDNLYIGTSSGYHYMDLKTGTFHYFSTSITNEHSLLSPSIHTLFYDQINQMVWLGTYNGGINYYSKIDKSITHHKASPTGLNNGKIHSILETEAGKILLGTDGGGINTFDPKTETFKYYSSANKPGLLKENAVMILFEDKQNRIWIHTYMQGINVISPDWNTSILYSHDPSNPNSLPSNEVVQIQEDNKNIISVLSGEKIVVFDPKKNHFIGFEEAYGIKLPENIHFFHINKNNKAWVIYAVEEGRSYNFLSADLNSKEVTVYDEQIKPYLAQMGQIIDVVKEGKDGDVWVSTYESGLCYINKEKGINISYFTDNGLPSNNIMAMEEDDEGNLWVSTDNGLVKFIDGINSPTEPNFRTYSVDDGIQSKEFKKRVSHRGRNGKLYFGGNNGFNILDPSKIQDNLFLPPIVFTDLKIFNTPVGLNQENSPLTKSISRTKEITFTHDQSVFTLEFAALNLDLPEKNQYAYKLDGLEKDWNYVGNQRSATYTNLDPGEYEFIVKASNNDAIWNELPAILKITILPPWWETWWFRTIAAILFLGSGILFFIVRTKHLKQRQVELEKQVSVRTQELKGANDNLQKQQEEIKAQNEELHQMAEELQVQRDYLEDTNIIVGKKNEALADMNKALTDSITYARRIQEAILPSAEEMKEDLKDFFLIFKPKDIVSGDFYWYSKQGDSVFLAVVDCTGHGVPGAYMSMLGNSFLNRIVNEMKETEPSRILACMDQFVVDALKQKEGQNRDGMDLGVCRIEKLSNGNTKVTYAGAKTPLLYCKKEAESICREQGDRSSIGGIKISGKSFSDLEIELEPGDCFYLTTDGFIDQNDPNRRRFGTKRFMNAIFNQFGKPMELQQISLETLLQAHQEEEQQRDDITVIGVQI, from the coding sequence ATGAGAAAAACTTTACTCCTATTTTTCCTTCTTATCGCCTTAGGGGCATCTGCCCAAAATATTAAATTTAGACATATCACCACTGACGACGGGCTTTCCAATAGTTGGGTATTATCAATTTTGAGAGATAATCAAGGATATCTTTGGATAGGTACTATGGAAGGATTGAACCTATACGACGGATATTCTATCAAAGTCTTCAAAAATGACGGCATAAACGGATTGCACAATAATTCTATCCTCTGCCTTTTAGAGGATAACAACGGCGGCATCTGGATGGGAACCTACCATGGCTTCTATAAATTTGATAGGGATACAGAAACTTTTACAGCCTTTCATACCGATGAAAATGACCCCAAAAGCATTAGTAGCGACAGAGTGTTCTCAATTGCCGAAGAAAGTGACAGTACGCTTTGGATAGCCACTGAAAATGGACTCAACAGGTTCAATATTAACTCACTTGCTTTTGAAAGCTATGTTCACGATGAAAACAATCCTAACAGTCTTATTAAGAACAACATAAAAAAACTCAAAACAGACTCGAAAGGAAACTTATGGATAGGGTCAGAAATAGGAATCAGCCTACTGAAAAAAGGTTCTGCCAAATTTGAGAACTATTCACATGACCCCAATAACAGTAATTCGATTATTGGGAATACTATAAAAGATTTTGCCGAGGACAAAGATGGAAATATTTGGATAGGCACTACCGATGGACTCTGCAAATATGATCCTGTAACTGATACTTTTTCCTCTTTGCTAGCCGACCCTTCAAGACCGAGCCAAGCACTGAACAACAATAATATAATCAGTTTGGCAAGTGACCAAGACAATTTATATATAGGCACTTCTTCTGGCTACCATTATATGGATCTGAAAACAGGCACATTTCACTATTTCAGCACAAGTATCACAAATGAACACAGCCTTCTGAGCCCTTCTATTCATACCTTATTTTATGACCAAATAAACCAAATGGTTTGGTTGGGTACGTACAACGGGGGAATAAATTACTACAGTAAAATTGACAAAAGTATCACCCACCACAAGGCTAGCCCAACTGGATTGAACAATGGTAAGATTCATTCCATATTGGAAACTGAAGCTGGAAAAATATTACTTGGAACCGATGGAGGAGGCATAAATACCTTTGACCCAAAAACTGAAACTTTCAAATATTACTCATCTGCCAACAAGCCCGGCCTACTTAAGGAAAATGCAGTCATGATTCTTTTTGAGGACAAGCAAAATAGAATTTGGATCCATACTTATATGCAAGGCATTAATGTAATATCTCCTGACTGGAATACTTCAATCTTGTATTCTCACGACCCTTCCAACCCCAATTCCCTACCTAGTAATGAAGTAGTACAGATCCAAGAAGATAACAAAAATATTATTTCGGTTTTGAGTGGGGAAAAAATAGTGGTGTTTGATCCTAAAAAAAATCATTTTATTGGGTTTGAGGAAGCTTATGGAATAAAGTTGCCCGAAAATATCCATTTCTTCCACATTAATAAAAACAACAAGGCATGGGTTATCTATGCCGTAGAAGAAGGGAGAAGCTATAACTTCTTAAGCGCAGACTTAAACTCAAAAGAGGTCACAGTTTATGACGAACAAATAAAACCCTATCTAGCGCAGATGGGGCAGATTATTGATGTTGTGAAAGAAGGTAAGGATGGAGATGTATGGGTAAGTACCTATGAGTCGGGGCTTTGCTATATCAACAAGGAAAAGGGTATCAACATTTCCTATTTCACTGACAATGGTTTGCCAAGTAATAATATCATGGCCATGGAAGAGGATGATGAAGGAAACTTATGGGTCAGTACGGATAACGGGCTGGTGAAATTTATAGATGGGATCAATTCCCCTACGGAACCAAATTTCCGCACCTACTCGGTAGACGATGGGATACAGAGCAAAGAATTCAAGAAAAGAGTCAGCCATAGAGGTAGGAACGGGAAGCTGTATTTTGGAGGAAACAATGGGTTCAATATCCTTGATCCTAGCAAAATACAGGATAATTTATTCTTACCTCCCATTGTTTTTACCGACCTGAAAATTTTCAACACACCAGTTGGGCTGAACCAAGAAAACTCACCTCTTACTAAAAGTATAAGCCGAACAAAAGAGATTACCTTCACGCACGACCAGTCCGTTTTTACCTTAGAATTTGCTGCACTAAACCTCGACCTTCCTGAAAAAAACCAATATGCTTATAAGTTAGATGGATTAGAAAAAGACTGGAATTATGTAGGCAACCAACGTTCTGCTACATATACCAACCTAGATCCAGGAGAGTATGAGTTTATAGTAAAAGCATCTAACAATGATGCTATATGGAACGAGCTACCTGCCATTCTAAAAATAACGATCCTACCCCCTTGGTGGGAAACATGGTGGTTCAGAACCATTGCAGCAATACTTTTCTTGGGAAGTGGTATATTGTTTTTCATAGTAAGAACCAAACATCTGAAACAAAGGCAAGTAGAGCTTGAAAAACAAGTAAGTGTTCGTACCCAAGAGCTTAAAGGAGCAAATGATAACCTCCAAAAACAACAAGAGGAAATAAAGGCACAAAACGAAGAGCTTCACCAAATGGCAGAAGAGCTTCAGGTACAGCGGGATTATTTGGAGGATACCAACATTATAGTTGGCAAAAAGAATGAAGCGCTTGCAGATATGAATAAAGCCTTGACCGATAGCATCACCTATGCCCGCAGAATTCAAGAAGCCATCCTCCCATCTGCCGAGGAAATGAAAGAAGACCTAAAAGACTTTTTCCTCATTTTCAAACCTAAAGATATTGTTTCGGGCGATTTTTATTGGTATAGCAAACAGGGAGATAGTGTTTTCTTGGCTGTGGTTGATTGCACTGGACATGGCGTACCTGGCGCATACATGAGCATGCTGGGCAACTCCTTCCTCAATAGGATAGTGAATGAAATGAAGGAAACAGAACCTTCCCGAATTTTAGCCTGCATGGATCAGTTTGTAGTAGATGCGCTTAAACAGAAAGAAGGACAAAACCGGGATGGAATGGACTTAGGCGTTTGCCGAATAGAGAAACTCTCCAATGGAAATACTAAAGTGACTTATGCTGGTGCAAAAACACCCCTACTCTATTGTAAAAAAGAAGCTGAATCTATCTGTAGAGAGCAAGGCGACCGCAGTAGCATTGGCGGGATCAAAATCAGTGGAAAAAGCTTCTCTGATTTAGAAATAGAGCTAGAACCAGGAGATTGCTTTTACTTAACTACAGATGGCTTTATTGACCAGAATGATCCTAACAGAAGAAGGTTTGGCACTAAAAGGTTCATGAATGCAATTTTCAATCAGTTTGGCAAGCCAATGGAACTACAGCAAATTAGCTTGGAAACACTATTGCAAGCCCATCAGGAAGAAGAACAACAACGGGATGATATTACGGTAATCGGAGTTCAGATCTAG
- a CDS encoding NADPH:quinone oxidoreductase family protein, translated as MKAMVCRAFGTPQSLKLEDVPSPKPGVGQILISVKSAGVNFPDSLIIAGRYQFQPEMPFSPGGEVSGVVKELGEGVNHLKLGDEVIATTGWGGYAEEVTAPAYNVIPKPKTLDYDTAAGFIWTYGTAYHALKDRGELQAGQVVLVLGAAGGVGLAAVELAKAMGATVIAAASTEEKLAICKAKGADETINYVEEDLKARIKELTNKKGVDIVLDPVGGDMTDPALRGIAWGGKYLVVGFAAGSIPKLPLNLVLLKACSVTGVFWGSFWRKYPEKNYQNMLELGEMASKGLVKPHISKVYPLEKAADAILSITNRQVKGKAVVKVSE; from the coding sequence ATGAAAGCAATGGTTTGTAGGGCGTTCGGAACGCCACAAAGTTTGAAACTGGAAGACGTACCATCTCCAAAACCTGGTGTAGGTCAAATCCTTATTTCGGTCAAATCTGCAGGGGTCAATTTCCCCGACTCGCTTATTATTGCAGGTAGGTATCAATTCCAGCCCGAAATGCCTTTTTCACCAGGAGGAGAGGTTTCAGGTGTAGTAAAAGAGCTTGGCGAAGGAGTAAACCACCTAAAGCTTGGTGACGAAGTAATAGCTACTACAGGCTGGGGAGGTTATGCCGAAGAGGTCACCGCACCCGCTTACAACGTTATTCCCAAGCCCAAAACCCTTGATTACGACACTGCAGCAGGTTTTATTTGGACCTATGGCACTGCCTATCATGCCCTCAAAGACCGTGGCGAACTGCAAGCTGGGCAGGTTGTGCTCGTGCTTGGTGCAGCTGGTGGAGTTGGTCTTGCTGCTGTTGAACTTGCCAAAGCCATGGGGGCAACAGTGATAGCTGCAGCATCTACGGAAGAGAAGCTCGCAATTTGCAAAGCCAAAGGGGCTGACGAAACAATCAATTATGTAGAAGAGGATTTGAAGGCTAGAATTAAAGAACTGACCAATAAAAAAGGGGTAGATATCGTGCTCGATCCCGTGGGTGGGGACATGACCGATCCTGCCCTCCGAGGGATAGCTTGGGGAGGAAAATACTTGGTGGTAGGATTTGCAGCTGGCTCTATTCCAAAGCTACCTCTCAACTTAGTTCTTCTGAAAGCTTGCTCCGTAACGGGTGTTTTTTGGGGTTCTTTCTGGAGAAAATACCCAGAAAAGAACTACCAAAACATGTTAGAATTAGGCGAAATGGCTAGCAAAGGCTTGGTAAAACCTCATATCTCAAAGGTCTATCCATTAGAAAAAGCTGCCGACGCCATCCTTAGCATTACCAATCGCCAAGTGAAAGGAAAGGCAGTGGTAAAAGTGAGTGAGTAA
- a CDS encoding sigma 54-interacting transcriptional regulator, with protein MGAVKGGKILYVDDELENLDSFSLVFFREYDILTASSAREAMGIIEQEAKTSAPIQLLLTDQRMPQITGIQLLEMVSEKYPDIVKILISGYSDLEVVTQAINKVNVYKYVNKPWEKNDLQQTISLALGHYSLKLENKTLLTNLKKVNSELENSNRELTKALEEVEILKNKLQEENVYLREEIELDKNFKEIVTQSYKLKQVLKDVESVSDTDTTVLILGETGTGKELIARAVHHISNRKSHPIVKVNCAALPPQLIESELFGHEKGAFTGANNRKIGRFELANGGTIFLDELGEMPLDVQVKLLRVLQEGEFERVGGTKTIKVDVRLLAATNRDLKVEVEKNNFREDLYYRLNVFPVNLPALRDRSEDIPLLATHFVEKYAVKVGKKIDRIPKKTMEKLVRYSWPGNVRELENIIERAVVVSQNNILEIGDWLDFNTKKKADAKTVVSLEENERRHILQALKAAGGIISGEDGAAAMLKINPSTLRSRMQKLGIKLNKKYDEIS; from the coding sequence ATGGGCGCTGTAAAAGGGGGCAAAATCCTCTATGTAGATGATGAGCTGGAGAACTTAGACAGTTTTAGTTTAGTATTTTTTCGTGAATACGATATTCTGACGGCTTCTTCGGCACGTGAGGCAATGGGGATTATTGAGCAAGAGGCAAAAACTTCTGCCCCTATCCAACTCTTGCTCACCGACCAACGGATGCCTCAAATCACAGGTATCCAGCTTTTGGAAATGGTGAGTGAAAAATATCCTGATATTGTTAAAATATTGATTTCAGGGTATAGCGACTTAGAGGTAGTGACCCAAGCTATCAATAAGGTAAATGTGTATAAATATGTGAACAAGCCTTGGGAGAAAAATGATCTTCAACAAACTATTTCACTCGCCCTTGGTCATTATAGCCTCAAACTAGAAAATAAAACCCTTCTTACGAACCTCAAAAAAGTAAATTCAGAGCTGGAAAACTCTAATAGGGAGCTTACAAAAGCTCTTGAAGAGGTAGAGATACTCAAAAATAAACTCCAAGAAGAGAATGTGTATTTGAGAGAGGAGATTGAGCTTGATAAGAACTTTAAGGAAATAGTTACGCAAAGCTATAAGCTAAAGCAAGTCCTAAAAGATGTAGAAAGCGTCTCTGATACTGATACTACCGTGTTGATATTAGGAGAAACGGGGACGGGAAAGGAGCTCATAGCTAGGGCGGTGCACCATATTAGTAACAGGAAATCACACCCGATAGTGAAGGTGAATTGCGCAGCCTTACCCCCTCAGTTGATAGAAAGTGAACTTTTTGGACACGAAAAAGGTGCTTTTACTGGGGCGAATAACCGTAAGATAGGAAGGTTTGAACTAGCTAATGGCGGTACTATCTTCCTTGATGAGCTGGGGGAAATGCCTTTAGATGTGCAAGTAAAGTTACTGCGAGTCCTTCAAGAAGGAGAGTTTGAGCGAGTGGGTGGTACTAAAACGATAAAAGTAGATGTACGCTTATTGGCTGCTACCAACCGGGACCTGAAAGTTGAAGTTGAAAAGAATAATTTCAGGGAAGATTTATATTATAGGCTTAATGTATTTCCAGTCAATTTGCCTGCGCTTCGTGATAGATCTGAAGATATTCCATTGCTAGCAACCCACTTTGTTGAAAAATATGCAGTGAAGGTCGGAAAGAAAATTGATAGGATTCCTAAAAAAACCATGGAAAAACTGGTAAGGTATTCCTGGCCAGGAAATGTTCGGGAATTGGAGAATATTATTGAAAGGGCAGTTGTTGTAAGTCAAAACAATATTTTGGAAATAGGTGACTGGCTTGATTTCAACACAAAGAAGAAAGCGGATGCTAAAACTGTCGTTTCACTTGAAGAAAATGAAAGGCGTCATATCCTTCAGGCTCTCAAAGCAGCTGGAGGAATTATCAGTGGTGAAGATGGTGCTGCAGCTATGCTAAAAATAAATCCTTCTACCTTGCGCTCCCGCATGCAGAAGTTGGGTATAAAGCTCAATAAAAAGTATGATGAGATTTCATAA
- a CDS encoding HAMP domain-containing sensor histidine kinase, with product MILHESVKSQPSFWAMFSSAKDRENELIREIKSLNKALELFTYSTSHDLRAPITTMMGLVNLIDREEDVKNVKLYTQMMRKSLEKQDFFLQNISELLKIARLEVTKSKIDLHSLIEETFDHLSYLDGAHEVEKTIDIKNSHPVVISDRVRLWVMLNNLLSNAIKFQRVDSGKKKIEVEVIVTKKRVKIIICDNGIGIEPEHQDKVFDMFYRATDYNTGSGLGLYIVKETLSSLDGKITITSKKNKGTCVEVQVSNLV from the coding sequence ATGATACTACACGAAAGTGTTAAAAGTCAACCTTCTTTCTGGGCGATGTTTAGTAGTGCAAAGGACAGAGAGAATGAGTTGATAAGGGAGATAAAGTCTTTAAACAAAGCATTAGAGTTGTTTACTTATAGTACTTCTCATGATCTAAGAGCTCCAATTACTACAATGATGGGCTTAGTAAATCTGATAGATAGGGAAGAAGATGTAAAAAATGTGAAACTCTATACACAGATGATGAGAAAGAGTCTTGAAAAGCAAGATTTTTTTCTTCAAAACATCTCAGAATTACTAAAAATAGCACGGTTAGAAGTAACCAAATCAAAAATTGACTTACACTCCCTAATCGAAGAGACATTCGATCACTTGAGTTACCTTGACGGAGCTCATGAAGTGGAGAAAACAATAGATATAAAAAATAGTCACCCAGTAGTGATTTCAGACAGAGTAAGGCTCTGGGTAATGCTTAACAACTTACTTTCAAACGCAATTAAATTTCAGCGAGTTGATAGTGGTAAAAAGAAAATAGAAGTTGAGGTTATTGTCACTAAAAAAAGAGTTAAAATCATTATTTGTGACAATGGAATAGGGATAGAGCCAGAACATCAAGATAAAGTTTTTGATATGTTTTACAGGGCTACAGATTATAATACAGGTTCTGGTCTCGGGCTTTATATTGTGAAAGAGACGCTTAGTTCACTTGATGGAAAAATAACCATAACATCAAAGAAGAATAAAGGAACATGTGTTGAAGTTCAAGTTTCGAACTTAGTTTAG
- a CDS encoding thioredoxin family protein — MYDYYTQTELKTLLEARTLVVASFTKTSCGICHLVDYMFFDLMRHFQYQFMYVKIDIEQQPELANKFDIIQTPTISILHGQDVHLNLAGIFTKQEYKEVIGKMINTTNID, encoded by the coding sequence ATGTATGACTATTACACACAAACTGAACTAAAGACTCTCCTTGAAGCAAGAACCTTAGTTGTAGCGTCATTCACAAAAACATCTTGTGGAATTTGTCATTTAGTTGATTATATGTTCTTTGATTTAATGAGACATTTCCAGTATCAGTTCATGTATGTGAAAATAGATATAGAACAACAACCAGAATTAGCTAATAAGTTTGACATCATTCAAACACCAACTATTTCTATATTACACGGTCAGGATGTTCATTTGAACTTGGCAGGTATTTTTACAAAACAAGAATACAAAGAGGTAATCGGAAAAATGATTAACACGACTAACATTGATTAA
- a CDS encoding class I SAM-dependent methyltransferase, producing MLKSIVDYQNPNSLALRARKKRFDFFLKEIEPLPRPAKILDVGGTQGFWENMNFTHHKNFQIYILNLQHQEMKYPHFTYVNGDATDLQQFDDGFFDLVFSNSVIEHLFTWENQVKMAQEVQRVGKNYFVQTPNYWFPIEPHFVFPFFQYLPKRYQVELVSNFNLGTIQKSNNKERAHKIVEEFKLLTITKMKDLFPDSNLYLEKYLGMTKSIVAYKIN from the coding sequence ATGTTGAAATCTATCGTAGATTATCAGAACCCAAATTCTCTGGCTCTTAGAGCCCGCAAAAAACGTTTTGACTTCTTCCTAAAAGAAATAGAGCCTCTTCCCCGTCCCGCAAAAATTTTGGATGTAGGAGGAACACAAGGTTTCTGGGAAAACATGAATTTTACCCACCACAAAAACTTTCAAATCTATATATTGAATTTGCAGCATCAGGAAATGAAATACCCTCACTTTACCTATGTGAACGGTGATGCTACCGACCTGCAGCAATTTGATGACGGTTTCTTCGACTTAGTATTTTCTAATTCGGTGATTGAGCATTTGTTTACTTGGGAAAACCAAGTGAAAATGGCACAAGAAGTACAGCGAGTGGGCAAGAACTATTTTGTACAGACACCAAATTATTGGTTTCCTATCGAACCACATTTCGTATTTCCTTTCTTTCAATATTTACCCAAAAGGTACCAAGTAGAGTTAGTGAGTAATTTCAATTTGGGCACAATCCAAAAAAGTAATAATAAGGAACGGGCACACAAAATAGTGGAAGAGTTCAAACTGTTGACTATTACCAAAATGAAGGATTTATTTCCCGACTCAAATCTTTACTTGGAAAAATACTTAGGGATGACCAAGTCTATAGTAGCCTATAAAATTAATTGA